In the genome of Flaviflexus ciconiae, one region contains:
- a CDS encoding Rne/Rng family ribonuclease — MAEEQADNSANASKPALPATYLLFQEPDPTTVIRRPAPEPQTGDDDDEERKPRRRGSRGRGRSTDSSEQDQQDSRDKNMGGKDNKDHKDQDGDRYRKNQRNRRDNDNKDDQSDSDQSDDSSTASSDSDSDEKNDEPKTRTRTRSRSQRRSRDQDSDSDDSDDSNDSGNDSQDSDDTVGTTRRRRRRRSTSSDEVTALKGSTRLEAKRQRRRDGREAGRRRHSITESEFLARRESVSRKMLVREQDGLNQIAVLEDDILVEHYVARHTQVSMVGNVYLGRVQNVLPSMEAAFVDIGKGRNAVLYAGEVNWEAAGLEGKPRRIESALSSGETVLVQVTKDPIGHKGARLTAQITLAGRHLVLVPSGAMTGISRKLPERERQRLKKLLKEIVPAEHGVIVRTAAEGASEDQLRKDVERLTQKWADIQQKSKSAKSAPVLLKGEPELAVRVVRDVFNEDFESLHVQGNNTYSTIKEYVHELSPELDERVHKWVANKDVFTDARVDEQLAKAMDRKVYLPSGGSLVIDRTEAMTVVDVNTGRFTGSGGTLEETVTKNNLEAAEEIVRQLRLRDIGGIIVIDFIDMVLESNRDLVLRRLIECLGRDRTRHQVAEVTSLGLVQMTRKRVGQGLVEAFSTTCEHCEGRGYHIHTQPVEKGDQPKQAPAPQKQQQSKPAPTPPVVDKEETAKREEVKSALASIAAAAAQSHQEDEDKKEDAKPRGRRSPARRSESARNASTNGTDSASSSSIPDLTEDLSKLAFGASSKNNGSKGSDSQNVGSKNADSRNASSKGSDSQGTADSDKSAGRDDRSGSRGRVSGKVGVSGKVQPGGSGTDSSGHSASSADSAEKTASRSAQSRTAYSEPAAATPPAERKARRVASSGTIVTTSGGGAIIVAEKPKETAAKTAPKKPAPKPAGKPVEEKVEDENRKSRRSASSGTIIPKSSSAPGIMTFPTK, encoded by the coding sequence ATGGCCGAAGAACAGGCCGATAATAGCGCGAACGCTTCGAAGCCGGCACTGCCGGCAACCTACCTCCTCTTCCAGGAGCCCGACCCGACAACAGTAATCCGTCGCCCGGCACCCGAGCCGCAAACAGGTGACGATGACGATGAGGAGCGCAAGCCCCGCAGGCGCGGCTCCCGCGGCCGCGGCCGCTCCACCGACTCATCGGAGCAGGATCAGCAGGACAGCCGCGACAAGAACATGGGCGGCAAGGACAACAAAGATCACAAGGACCAGGACGGCGACCGGTATCGGAAGAATCAGCGCAACCGCCGGGACAACGACAACAAGGATGACCAGTCCGACTCTGATCAGTCCGACGACTCGTCTACCGCTAGCTCCGATTCTGACTCTGATGAGAAGAACGACGAGCCCAAGACTCGTACCCGCACCCGCAGCAGGTCTCAGCGCAGGAGCAGGGACCAGGATAGCGACTCCGATGATTCGGACGATTCCAACGACTCTGGAAACGACTCGCAGGACTCCGATGACACGGTCGGGACGACCCGGCGCCGCAGGCGCCGCCGGTCCACCTCATCCGATGAGGTGACGGCACTCAAGGGCTCCACGCGCCTCGAAGCCAAGAGGCAGCGCCGCAGGGACGGCCGCGAGGCTGGCCGCCGCAGGCACTCGATCACCGAGTCCGAGTTCCTGGCACGCCGCGAATCGGTTAGCCGCAAGATGCTCGTACGCGAGCAGGACGGCCTCAATCAGATCGCTGTCCTCGAGGACGACATTCTTGTCGAGCACTACGTGGCTCGCCACACCCAGGTATCCATGGTCGGCAACGTCTACCTTGGCCGGGTGCAGAACGTGCTGCCCTCGATGGAGGCCGCGTTCGTCGACATCGGCAAGGGCCGCAACGCCGTTCTTTACGCCGGCGAGGTTAACTGGGAGGCCGCAGGCCTCGAGGGTAAGCCAAGGCGCATCGAGTCCGCCCTCTCCTCGGGCGAGACCGTTCTTGTTCAGGTGACCAAGGATCCGATCGGACACAAGGGTGCGCGCCTCACGGCCCAGATCACTCTCGCTGGTCGCCATCTTGTTCTCGTTCCCTCCGGAGCCATGACGGGGATTTCCCGCAAGCTCCCCGAGCGGGAACGTCAGAGGCTCAAGAAGCTCCTGAAGGAAATCGTTCCCGCCGAGCACGGAGTGATAGTCCGTACGGCGGCCGAAGGAGCCTCGGAAGATCAGCTCCGCAAGGACGTCGAGCGCCTTACCCAGAAGTGGGCCGATATCCAGCAGAAGTCGAAGTCCGCCAAGTCGGCACCCGTGCTCCTCAAGGGAGAGCCGGAGCTCGCTGTTCGCGTTGTCCGCGACGTCTTCAACGAAGACTTCGAGTCCCTCCACGTGCAGGGCAACAACACGTACTCCACCATTAAGGAGTACGTACACGAGCTGTCCCCGGAACTCGACGAGCGGGTCCACAAGTGGGTCGCCAACAAGGACGTCTTCACGGACGCCCGGGTCGATGAGCAGCTGGCCAAGGCAATGGACCGCAAGGTCTACCTGCCCTCCGGTGGCTCGCTTGTCATTGACCGCACGGAAGCTATGACCGTTGTTGACGTCAACACGGGTCGGTTCACCGGTTCCGGTGGCACACTCGAAGAGACCGTCACGAAGAACAACCTGGAAGCGGCCGAAGAAATTGTTCGCCAGCTCCGCCTGCGCGACATCGGCGGCATTATCGTCATCGACTTCATCGACATGGTTCTCGAATCCAACCGGGATCTCGTGCTCCGCCGTCTCATCGAATGCCTGGGCAGGGACCGTACCCGCCACCAGGTAGCCGAAGTAACCTCCCTTGGCCTGGTCCAGATGACGCGCAAGCGCGTCGGACAGGGACTCGTGGAGGCCTTCTCCACGACCTGTGAGCACTGCGAGGGACGCGGATACCACATCCACACCCAGCCGGTGGAAAAGGGCGACCAGCCCAAGCAGGCCCCCGCACCGCAAAAGCAGCAGCAGTCGAAGCCCGCACCGACCCCGCCGGTGGTCGATAAGGAAGAGACCGCCAAGCGCGAAGAGGTCAAGTCCGCCCTTGCTTCTATCGCAGCAGCAGCTGCGCAGAGCCACCAGGAGGACGAGGACAAGAAGGAAGACGCCAAGCCCCGCGGCAGGCGCTCGCCCGCACGCCGCTCCGAATCCGCCCGGAACGCCTCCACCAACGGAACCGATTCCGCCAGCTCTTCTTCTATCCCGGACCTCACCGAGGACCTTTCGAAGCTCGCATTCGGCGCAAGCTCCAAGAACAACGGTTCCAAGGGCTCGGATTCACAGAACGTAGGTTCGAAGAACGCGGATTCGAGGAACGCCAGCTCGAAGGGGTCGGATTCGCAGGGAACCGCTGACTCTGACAAGTCCGCTGGACGTGACGACAGGTCAGGTTCGCGCGGCCGTGTCTCCGGCAAGGTCGGCGTCTCCGGTAAGGTCCAGCCGGGCGGCTCGGGCACGGATTCCTCCGGCCATTCTGCCAGTTCGGCTGACTCTGCAGAGAAGACTGCTTCAAGGTCAGCTCAGTCCAGGACGGCCTACTCCGAGCCTGCCGCTGCTACGCCTCCCGCTGAGCGTAAGGCTCGCCGGGTTGCCTCGTCGGGAACGATCGTGACCACTTCGGGTGGCGGGGCGATTATCGTGGCTGAGAAGCCGAAGGAAACGGCTGCTAAGACTGCTCCTAAGAAGCCTGCCCCGAAGCCTGCTGGGAAGCCGGTGGAGGAGAAGGTCGAGGATGAGAACCGTAAGTCGCGGCGCTCCGCTTCGTCGGGCACGATCATCCCGAAGTCCAGCTCCGCACCGGGGATCATGACCTTCCCGACCAAGTAG
- a CDS encoding cytochrome ubiquinol oxidase subunit I, whose protein sequence is MEALDLARWQFGITTVYHFILVPLTIGLAPLVAIMQTKWLRSGEEKWMKLAEFFGKILIINFALGVATGIVQEFQFGMNWSEYSRFVGDIFGAPLAFEALMAFFLESTFLGLWVFGKGRMSAKLNTLCIWMVAIGVNISAYFILCANSFMQHPVGAVYNEETGRAELDGVGGFLEVLTNNTAIAATSHTITAAFLVAGTLVAGIGTWWMVRSTKKNIAGQPEMWRSAARFGFVTILISAAGVGLTGHFQGQLMYEQQPMKMASAEAQCHNEEGAPLSILAIGDFTNDCENVTRIIDVPWVTSFMATNHFTGPESEVAGVEDVQAFYQEKYADQFGEDYDYRPNLVVTYYSFRAMIGPIIFPVILALAGLWFTRKEKIWDSSGWAKYALFAIPMPFIASSFGWIFTEMGRQPWVVAPNPTGVEDVLLLTDYGVSQTTSPAMVLTTLIGFTVLYAILGVVWFLLVRRYTLEGIDLTTEKAPAPDDENQPLSFVY, encoded by the coding sequence GTGGAAGCGCTTGACCTCGCACGGTGGCAGTTCGGCATCACTACCGTTTACCACTTTATCCTTGTCCCACTGACCATTGGCCTCGCTCCCCTTGTCGCGATCATGCAGACAAAATGGTTGCGTTCAGGCGAAGAAAAGTGGATGAAGTTAGCCGAGTTCTTCGGCAAGATCCTTATTATTAACTTTGCTCTTGGCGTTGCTACCGGCATTGTCCAGGAGTTCCAGTTCGGGATGAACTGGTCGGAGTACTCCCGTTTCGTGGGTGACATCTTCGGAGCACCGCTCGCCTTTGAGGCCCTCATGGCCTTCTTCTTGGAATCAACCTTCCTGGGACTGTGGGTGTTCGGTAAGGGCCGCATGAGTGCGAAGCTCAACACCCTGTGCATCTGGATGGTCGCCATTGGCGTGAACATCTCGGCCTACTTCATTCTCTGCGCCAACTCCTTCATGCAGCACCCCGTGGGTGCTGTCTACAACGAGGAGACCGGTCGTGCAGAGCTCGATGGTGTGGGCGGCTTCCTTGAAGTACTGACCAATAACACGGCCATTGCCGCTACCTCGCACACAATCACCGCTGCCTTCCTGGTTGCCGGCACTCTCGTTGCCGGCATCGGCACCTGGTGGATGGTGCGTTCGACGAAGAAGAACATCGCGGGTCAGCCCGAGATGTGGCGCTCCGCCGCTCGCTTCGGTTTCGTCACGATCCTGATCTCGGCCGCGGGCGTTGGCCTGACCGGTCACTTCCAGGGCCAGCTCATGTACGAGCAGCAGCCGATGAAAATGGCATCCGCCGAGGCGCAGTGCCACAACGAGGAAGGCGCGCCCCTGTCGATCCTCGCGATCGGTGACTTCACGAACGACTGTGAGAACGTCACCCGCATCATCGACGTGCCGTGGGTGACCTCGTTCATGGCAACCAACCACTTTACGGGCCCCGAGTCCGAGGTTGCCGGCGTTGAGGACGTTCAGGCCTTCTACCAGGAGAAGTACGCCGACCAGTTCGGTGAGGACTACGACTACCGTCCGAACCTGGTTGTCACCTACTACTCGTTCCGCGCCATGATCGGCCCGATCATCTTCCCTGTCATCCTGGCCCTTGCCGGGCTCTGGTTCACGCGTAAGGAAAAGATCTGGGACTCGAGCGGTTGGGCCAAGTACGCGCTCTTCGCCATCCCCATGCCGTTCATCGCATCCTCCTTCGGTTGGATCTTCACGGAGATGGGACGCCAGCCCTGGGTTGTTGCCCCGAACCCGACCGGCGTGGAAGATGTCCTGCTGCTCACTGACTATGGTGTCTCGCAAACAACGAGCCCAGCCATGGTCCTCACCACCCTCATTGGTTTCACGGTGCTGTACGCCATCCTCGGCGTGGTCTGGTTCCTGCTGGTACGGCGATACACGCTGGAGGGCATCGACCTGACAACGGAGAAGGCTCCTGCACCGGACGATGAAAACCAGCCCCTGAGCTTCGTTTACTAG
- the rpmA gene encoding 50S ribosomal protein L27 gives MATKKGASSTRNGRDSNAQRLGVKRFGGQLVNAGEILVRQRGTKFHPGNNVGRGKDDTLFALATGTVEFGVRRDRKIVDIVPVSA, from the coding sequence ATGGCAACCAAGAAGGGTGCATCCTCAACGCGCAACGGTCGCGATTCGAACGCACAGCGCCTCGGCGTTAAGCGTTTCGGCGGTCAGCTCGTGAACGCGGGCGAGATCCTCGTTCGCCAGCGCGGCACCAAGTTCCACCCCGGCAACAACGTCGGGCGCGGCAAGGACGACACGCTGTTCGCCCTTGCAACCGGCACCGTTGAATTCGGTGTCCGTCGCGATCGCAAGATCGTCGACATCGTTCCGGTTTCCGCCTGA
- a CDS encoding ABC transporter transmembrane domain-containing protein, translating into MKPLDPKLLKHAQPARRYVLLVTVTGFLSAAFIIAQCFLISYAISPVIDGTAGLSDAIPFVGALALVVLGRLVVTWLQESFGHRAALATISTLRKKVLDRAGDLGPRWLASRTSSIVTFTTRGLEDLEPYFVKYLPQLLLSATVTPPPSSLSLPWTGPLLSSLSSASRSSRSS; encoded by the coding sequence GTGAAGCCACTGGATCCGAAACTCCTCAAGCATGCTCAGCCGGCCCGGCGCTACGTCCTTCTCGTGACGGTAACGGGCTTCCTCTCTGCAGCATTCATCATCGCCCAGTGCTTCCTCATCTCCTACGCCATCTCCCCCGTCATAGACGGCACCGCGGGGCTCAGCGACGCTATTCCATTCGTTGGTGCCCTCGCCCTCGTTGTCCTCGGCCGCCTGGTTGTTACCTGGCTTCAGGAGTCTTTCGGTCACCGCGCGGCGCTCGCCACAATCTCGACCCTGCGGAAGAAGGTTCTCGACCGTGCGGGCGACCTCGGTCCCCGGTGGCTGGCCTCTCGCACGTCCTCGATCGTCACGTTCACGACCCGGGGTCTGGAGGACCTCGAGCCCTACTTCGTGAAGTACCTGCCCCAGCTACTGCTGTCGGCAACCGTCACCCCGCCTCCCTCATCGTTGTCCTTGCCCTGGACTGGCCCTCTGCTTTCCTCGTTGTCTTCTGCATCCCGATCATCCCGATCTTCATGA
- the cydB gene encoding cytochrome d ubiquinol oxidase subunit II encodes MDFLPYLWFIVIAVLWIGYLTLEGFDFGVGMLYTTVSKNPKERRVALNTIGPHWDGNEVWLLTAGGATFAAFPEWYATMFSGMYLALFLILVLLIVRICAIEWRGKINDINWRKRWDLAHTVCAWLVSFLWGVAFANLVQGMKIEVLEITNPATQTYEIVSPEAFEAATNTAAYTHHLTGGFFSLLTPFTLLGGLVTLSLFLTHGAVFMALKTAGDFQVRVEKLAARLSIGSLLITAVWAIWAQLAYASGFWSWIPLAIAAVCLVLTALWAQKGDELKAFIANFIAIAAAVAFIFTAMFPNVMKSSIDPAYSLTIEQASATGPTQIIMSVASLILVPIIIGYSIWSYKVFSKRIHVDNIPDDPSGLSRGTKKPLANEVSVQ; translated from the coding sequence ATGGATTTCCTGCCCTACCTGTGGTTCATCGTCATCGCCGTTCTCTGGATCGGTTACCTCACGCTCGAGGGCTTCGACTTCGGTGTCGGCATGCTCTACACAACCGTGTCGAAGAACCCGAAGGAACGCCGGGTTGCTCTCAACACGATCGGCCCCCACTGGGACGGTAACGAGGTGTGGCTGCTCACCGCCGGTGGCGCCACCTTCGCGGCCTTCCCCGAGTGGTACGCCACCATGTTCTCCGGCATGTACCTCGCGCTGTTCCTCATCCTCGTCCTCCTCATCGTGCGCATCTGCGCGATTGAGTGGCGGGGCAAAATCAACGACATCAACTGGCGCAAACGCTGGGACCTCGCCCACACCGTCTGTGCCTGGCTCGTATCGTTCCTGTGGGGCGTCGCGTTTGCCAACCTGGTCCAGGGCATGAAGATCGAGGTTCTCGAGATCACCAATCCCGCGACCCAGACCTACGAGATTGTCTCCCCCGAGGCATTCGAGGCGGCCACCAACACGGCGGCCTACACGCACCACCTGACCGGCGGCTTCTTCTCCCTGCTCACGCCGTTCACGCTGCTTGGCGGCCTTGTCACCCTGTCCCTGTTCCTCACCCACGGCGCGGTGTTCATGGCGCTCAAGACCGCGGGTGACTTCCAGGTCCGGGTCGAGAAGCTCGCGGCACGCCTCTCCATCGGCTCGCTCCTCATCACGGCCGTCTGGGCCATCTGGGCGCAGCTCGCCTACGCGAGCGGTTTCTGGTCCTGGATCCCGCTGGCAATCGCAGCCGTCTGCCTGGTCCTCACGGCCCTGTGGGCACAGAAGGGCGATGAGCTCAAGGCATTTATCGCAAACTTCATCGCGATTGCCGCCGCCGTTGCGTTTATCTTCACCGCGATGTTCCCAAACGTCATGAAGTCGTCGATCGACCCGGCATACTCGCTCACAATCGAGCAGGCCTCGGCCACCGGCCCGACGCAGATCATCATGTCGGTTGCTTCCCTCATCCTTGTTCCGATCATCATTGGTTACTCCATCTGGTCGTACAAGGTGTTCTCCAAGCGGATTCACGTCGACAACATCCCGGACGATCCGTCCGGCCTGTCCCGAGGTACGAAGAAACCGCTCGCTAACGAAGTCTCCGTTCAGTGA
- the rplU gene encoding 50S ribosomal protein L21, which yields MAYAIVKAGGRQEKVSVGSIVVMNKIEGEAGDKVELEPILLVDGDKVTTSADGISATVTGEIVRAEKGPKIDIIKYKNKTGYRKRQGHRQQLTRVKITSIA from the coding sequence GTGGCTTACGCGATTGTCAAGGCTGGCGGCCGCCAGGAGAAGGTGTCCGTCGGCTCCATTGTCGTCATGAATAAGATCGAGGGCGAGGCCGGTGACAAGGTCGAGCTCGAGCCGATCCTGCTTGTCGATGGCGATAAGGTCACCACGTCTGCGGACGGGATTTCCGCAACGGTGACCGGAGAAATCGTCCGGGCCGAAAAGGGCCCGAAGATCGACATCATCAAGTACAAGAACAAGACGGGGTACCGCAAGCGTCAGGGTCACCGCCAGCAGCTGACCCGCGTCAAGATCACCTCGATCGCCTGA
- the cydC gene encoding thiol reductant ABC exporter subunit CydC, whose translation MILGLKERSALKRCLAMLEIDRGKFLLSVLFGSMGLGSAIALSAVSAWLIARASQMPPVLDLSVAATSVRMFGIGKALFRYLERLASHRVALAGMGNLRTNIYKSLAGSSSSRVATIRRGDLLARTGADVDTIGDTVVKAILPACIALLTSFVSVGIVWWLSPPIAIALIICLLLSGVVGPTVAALGARRAEADRVNDEAEISSLSLAVLEGSAELRVSGRLEAMENALEETEARIRSHRDRSAKPLAWAAVIDTLALGLSVLAAIVIGVGQMEAGIINGIELAVCVLVPLAAFEGTAALGPAALELVQSGQAAMRISDLLGEEEADPKRSDKALSPVIEAKDLVVGWPGGPDVAGPLNLRIEKGSKIAVVGPSGIGKSTLLSTLAGLIPPHAGSATVGGTEAATLDRESVSEVMILIAEDAHIFHTTVLENLRVVRRDLTEDDARTALHRAGLGDWLERLPDGLNTLLGGNATTVSGGERRRLLIARAHASHAPIIALDEPGEHLEPETADRLLGDLFQSDLGIVVVTHRLTGLENVDTILYLGDNGVEIGTYGDLMEHSPKFRWAVQETQ comes from the coding sequence ATGATCCTCGGACTAAAAGAGCGCAGTGCTCTGAAGCGTTGCCTGGCGATGCTCGAGATCGACCGCGGCAAGTTCCTTCTCTCGGTTCTCTTTGGCTCCATGGGCCTCGGTAGCGCCATCGCCCTGTCGGCAGTATCCGCCTGGCTCATTGCTCGAGCGTCTCAGATGCCACCGGTGTTGGACCTGTCCGTTGCCGCTACCTCCGTTCGCATGTTCGGCATCGGCAAGGCCCTGTTCCGCTATCTCGAACGGCTGGCCTCCCACCGGGTGGCCCTGGCGGGAATGGGAAACCTGCGAACCAATATCTACAAGAGCCTTGCCGGCTCTTCGAGTTCCCGAGTTGCCACTATCCGCCGCGGCGACCTCCTTGCTCGCACGGGTGCGGATGTCGACACTATAGGCGACACTGTCGTCAAGGCCATCCTCCCCGCCTGCATCGCACTCCTCACGTCCTTCGTTTCCGTTGGCATCGTCTGGTGGCTCTCCCCTCCCATCGCGATCGCGCTCATTATTTGCCTTCTCCTGTCCGGCGTTGTCGGCCCTACGGTTGCTGCGCTCGGTGCCCGCCGTGCCGAAGCGGACCGCGTCAACGACGAAGCCGAGATATCTTCCCTGTCCCTCGCCGTCCTCGAAGGCTCCGCCGAACTGCGTGTCTCGGGCCGGCTTGAAGCCATGGAGAACGCTCTCGAGGAAACCGAAGCCCGGATCAGGTCCCACCGCGACCGGTCGGCGAAGCCGTTGGCATGGGCGGCGGTTATCGACACTCTCGCCCTTGGTCTCTCCGTCCTGGCCGCGATCGTCATTGGCGTGGGTCAGATGGAGGCGGGAATTATTAACGGCATCGAGCTTGCCGTGTGCGTGCTCGTCCCGCTGGCGGCCTTCGAGGGAACGGCGGCCCTGGGCCCTGCCGCACTCGAGCTTGTGCAGTCCGGTCAGGCCGCCATGCGGATCAGCGATCTGCTCGGTGAAGAAGAGGCAGATCCGAAGCGGTCGGACAAGGCTCTCTCCCCCGTTATTGAAGCCAAGGACCTCGTTGTCGGTTGGCCGGGCGGTCCCGATGTGGCAGGTCCGCTGAACCTGCGGATTGAGAAGGGCTCAAAGATTGCCGTTGTCGGCCCCTCCGGCATCGGCAAGTCCACACTGCTCTCCACGCTTGCCGGGCTGATCCCACCCCATGCTGGTTCTGCCACGGTCGGTGGAACGGAAGCAGCAACGCTGGATCGGGAATCGGTTTCCGAGGTCATGATTCTGATCGCCGAGGACGCTCATATCTTCCACACGACCGTGCTGGAGAACCTCCGGGTCGTCCGCAGGGATCTGACCGAGGATGACGCTCGTACTGCCCTCCATAGGGCAGGTCTTGGCGACTGGCTGGAACGGCTGCCCGATGGACTTAACACTCTTCTGGGCGGCAATGCCACCACCGTGTCGGGTGGCGAGAGGCGCAGGCTTCTCATTGCTCGCGCCCACGCCTCGCATGCTCCGATCATTGCTCTCGATGAGCCGGGTGAACACCTGGAGCCGGAGACCGCCGACCGGCTCCTGGGTGACCTGTTCCAGTCGGACTTGGGCATCGTTGTTGTTACTCACCGGCTTACGGGGCTGGAAAATGTCGATACCATTCTTTATTTAGGAGACAATGGCGTAGAGATCGGCACCTACGGCGATCTCATGGAGCACAGCCCCAAATTCCGCTGGGCGGTACAGGAGACTCAATGA
- the cydD gene encoding thiol reductant ABC exporter subunit CydD has translation MPIIPIFMILIGKMTESTSKKKVAAMESLGDQVLDLIAGLPTLKALGREQGPAKRVDTLGKSYTKTTMEALRIAFLSGSVLEFLATLSTALVAVEVGFRMVYGYLDLTTGLIIIMLTPEIFKPLREVGTQFHASTDGLAASEEAIAIIETPAPKPGTEPAPDLTTTSILFEDLSVEAEGRGIIAPAHLTAEVKPGLITAIAGPSGAGKSTAVSVLLGMHTPTKGAVTAAGVPVTNMDPDTWWSQISWVPQRPVIVPGTVAENVGVKDDEAARLTGLDEILEELPEGWDTHIGQGGIGLSLGQRQRLALTRALAERRPLLILDEPTAHLDAASERQIIDAVTAAKAQGQTVLVIAHRQTLLDIADETIQVVAMEGVK, from the coding sequence ATCCCGATCATCCCGATCTTCATGATCCTTATTGGGAAAATGACGGAGTCGACGTCAAAGAAGAAGGTCGCCGCCATGGAGTCCCTGGGCGACCAGGTTCTCGACCTCATTGCGGGCCTTCCCACCCTCAAGGCCCTCGGCCGCGAGCAGGGTCCCGCCAAGCGGGTCGACACCCTCGGGAAGAGCTACACGAAGACCACGATGGAGGCGCTAAGGATTGCGTTCCTGTCGGGTTCCGTTCTCGAGTTCCTTGCCACCCTCTCGACCGCACTTGTTGCCGTCGAGGTGGGCTTCCGCATGGTCTACGGCTACCTCGACCTCACCACCGGGCTGATCATCATCATGCTGACCCCCGAGATTTTCAAGCCCCTGCGGGAAGTCGGCACCCAGTTTCATGCCTCGACCGATGGCCTCGCCGCATCCGAAGAGGCCATCGCCATCATCGAGACCCCGGCACCGAAGCCGGGCACCGAGCCCGCACCGGACCTCACCACCACCTCGATCCTGTTTGAGGACCTATCGGTTGAGGCAGAGGGCCGCGGCATTATCGCCCCCGCCCACCTCACCGCGGAAGTAAAGCCCGGGCTGATTACAGCTATTGCCGGCCCCTCAGGTGCCGGCAAGTCCACGGCGGTCTCCGTGCTCCTTGGCATGCATACGCCCACGAAGGGTGCCGTCACCGCGGCCGGTGTGCCGGTGACGAATATGGATCCCGATACCTGGTGGTCCCAGATCTCCTGGGTTCCCCAGCGCCCCGTCATTGTTCCCGGCACGGTCGCCGAGAACGTCGGAGTGAAAGACGATGAGGCGGCTCGTCTTACCGGTCTGGATGAGATCCTCGAAGAACTTCCCGAGGGCTGGGATACCCACATCGGCCAGGGCGGTATCGGCCTGTCGCTCGGCCAACGCCAGCGCCTTGCGCTGACTCGTGCCCTCGCCGAGAGAAGGCCACTGCTGATTCTTGATGAGCCGACGGCTCACCTGGATGCTGCGTCCGAGAGGCAGATTATCGACGCCGTGACGGCGGCCAAGGCCCAGGGACAAACCGTCCTTGTCATTGCCCACCGACAGACCCTGCTCGACATAGCTGACGAGACAATACAGGTGGTTGCCATGGAGGGAGTGAAATGA